One genomic segment of Trichococcus shcherbakoviae includes these proteins:
- a CDS encoding carbohydrate kinase, which yields MALNEKESKILSYIKENPFISQQDLATKIGLSRPAVANIISGLVRRGYLLGKAYVINDTRPIVCIGAACIDRRYFVEGGLVHGQSNNVTSQTSIGGVALSIAENLGRLQEDVVMLSLVGDDAEWHTIEESMRPLMKTSEVEMVPGFSTGTFMEVIDESGKMIIGLAEMDIYEYMQPKWLLKHLATLKRAKMIIIDSNCPKESVEHLLEIGAKYNIPVTLVSASLLKLYNIPENLKGLKLLITKHDETEKHFGIEIKDDASLREALQLWLDKGVQHVIITKNSQSVGYASEKYGMHVYDLKNSNSDTYIWGTNEALCAGIVYSYLRTDDISEMIQTGLVNAVMSSKSAYKVRPNLSQAVLRKDVKEIGQLESREI from the coding sequence ATGGCTTTAAACGAAAAAGAATCAAAAATACTGAGCTACATAAAGGAAAATCCTTTCATTTCGCAGCAAGATTTAGCTACAAAGATTGGTCTGTCACGTCCCGCAGTGGCGAATATCATTTCCGGCTTAGTGAGACGGGGATACCTTTTGGGGAAAGCCTATGTCATCAATGACACGCGACCGATTGTCTGCATCGGCGCTGCCTGTATCGATCGCCGCTATTTCGTGGAAGGCGGTCTTGTTCATGGACAATCGAACAATGTCACCTCACAGACATCAATCGGCGGGGTTGCCCTCAGTATCGCTGAGAATCTGGGCAGGCTGCAGGAAGACGTCGTTATGCTGTCACTAGTCGGGGACGATGCGGAATGGCATACGATCGAAGAATCCATGCGACCATTGATGAAGACCTCCGAAGTGGAAATGGTCCCAGGCTTTTCGACAGGCACCTTTATGGAAGTCATCGATGAAAGCGGAAAAATGATTATTGGTTTAGCCGAAATGGATATCTATGAATACATGCAGCCGAAATGGTTGTTGAAACACCTGGCGACACTAAAGAGGGCGAAGATGATCATAATCGACTCGAACTGTCCGAAAGAAAGCGTGGAGCACTTGCTTGAAATCGGCGCGAAGTACAATATTCCGGTCACCCTAGTCAGCGCATCCTTGCTGAAACTGTATAATATCCCGGAAAATCTGAAGGGTTTGAAACTGCTGATTACGAAGCATGACGAAACCGAGAAACACTTCGGGATTGAAATCAAGGATGATGCCTCTTTGCGGGAAGCTTTGCAGCTTTGGTTGGATAAAGGGGTGCAGCATGTCATCATCACCAAAAACAGTCAGAGCGTCGGCTATGCCAGCGAAAAATACGGCATGCACGTCTATGACCTGAAGAACAGCAACAGCGACACCTACATATGGGGAACGAACGAAGCGCTCTGTGCCGGAATCGTGTATTCCTACTTGAGGACTGATGATATTTCGGAAATGATCCAGACTGGCTTAGTGAATGCCGTCATGTCATCGAAATCAGCCTACAAAGTCCGTCCGAACCTATCTCAAGCAGTATTGCGCAAGGATGTCAAAGAAATCGGTCAATTGGAAAGCAGAGAAATTTAG
- a CDS encoding HAD family hydrolase — protein MIHTFIFDVDGTIVDTEDSIFRGLDDILREHAGRPATQEDMRTIFGIPGMEGLQSLGFTPAEAAELHPKWSAQSKTYADSVSIFAGMEDTLRYLKENNHLLGIVTSKTKESYELNITPYGLDDYFDVIITSSDTEEHKPSGQPLTECLRRLGVSENEAIYIGDSIYDNQCARNAEIAFGLAEWGSHTSEGFDADHIFKTPSDILSIL, from the coding sequence ATGATTCATACATTTATTTTTGACGTCGATGGCACAATCGTTGATACCGAGGATTCCATCTTCAGAGGTCTGGATGACATCCTTCGGGAACATGCCGGCAGACCTGCCACACAAGAAGACATGCGTACGATTTTCGGCATACCGGGTATGGAAGGCTTGCAGTCTTTGGGCTTCACACCTGCAGAGGCTGCCGAGCTGCATCCGAAGTGGAGTGCACAATCGAAAACTTATGCGGACAGCGTGAGTATCTTTGCCGGAATGGAAGATACACTGCGTTATTTGAAGGAAAACAATCATCTGCTGGGTATTGTCACCTCCAAGACAAAAGAGAGTTACGAGCTGAACATCACACCATACGGTTTGGATGACTATTTTGACGTCATCATCACATCCAGCGATACAGAAGAACACAAGCCTTCCGGACAACCTTTGACGGAATGTTTGCGCAGATTAGGCGTTTCCGAAAATGAAGCCATCTACATCGGGGATTCCATTTACGACAACCAATGCGCACGCAATGCCGAAATCGCTTTCGGCTTGGCTGAATGGGGATCGCATACGTCAGAAGGATTCGATGCCGATCACATCTTCAAGACACCTTCGGATATCTTATCGATTTTATAA
- a CDS encoding CapA family protein — protein sequence MRRKMVVTSMAVLSLFGCADEPDTVSEVASANDSSEQKDVAAVAEEEKVISFIGVGDNLIHDSIFRDAELADGTYDFKFIYENVAKDIEEADIAFLNQETISAGDDYAYSGYPAFNTPPEIAQDMNDLGFDLVNGATNHALDFDYPGALNSLAVWNEQENVIYTGIYESQSDRDAIRTIERDGVTFSFLTYTYGTNGIQPDTSYRVSYFDEALIRQDVANAKNVSDVVIVSAHWGDENTQEVNEMQRTYAQLFADLEVDVVIGTHPHILQPIGWVTGVNQNKTLVVYSLGNFIAHSMTDYNTLGGMVTFDFVVADDDTVTVENVQFEPTVSHYVADPGNVENTRRDFKIYKLEDYSEELASEHGLNGYEGFQVTPDNYLSMVKNVIPIEMLD from the coding sequence ATGAGGAGAAAAATGGTAGTGACATCGATGGCGGTACTTTCTTTATTTGGGTGCGCGGATGAACCGGATACAGTTTCTGAAGTTGCATCCGCAAATGACTCTTCCGAACAAAAGGATGTTGCAGCAGTAGCTGAGGAGGAGAAAGTCATTTCCTTCATCGGAGTCGGGGACAACCTGATCCACGATTCTATTTTCCGGGATGCGGAACTGGCGGACGGCACTTATGATTTCAAATTTATCTACGAGAATGTGGCGAAGGATATCGAAGAAGCCGACATCGCTTTTCTGAACCAAGAAACAATCAGCGCTGGGGACGATTATGCCTATTCCGGCTATCCGGCATTCAATACACCACCCGAAATCGCCCAGGACATGAACGATCTGGGATTTGATTTGGTCAACGGCGCAACGAACCATGCACTGGATTTTGATTATCCCGGCGCCCTCAATTCCCTCGCAGTCTGGAATGAACAAGAGAATGTTATCTACACGGGCATCTATGAGAGCCAGTCGGATCGCGATGCAATCCGGACGATTGAAAGGGATGGCGTCACGTTCTCTTTCTTGACCTATACTTACGGGACGAACGGTATTCAGCCCGACACCTCCTATCGCGTTTCGTACTTTGATGAAGCGCTGATTCGTCAGGATGTGGCCAATGCCAAAAACGTCAGCGATGTTGTCATTGTTTCGGCGCATTGGGGTGACGAAAACACGCAGGAAGTCAATGAAATGCAACGCACGTATGCCCAACTGTTCGCCGACTTGGAGGTCGATGTCGTCATCGGGACCCATCCGCATATTCTACAGCCGATCGGGTGGGTCACCGGAGTAAATCAAAACAAAACACTCGTGGTCTATTCGTTGGGGAATTTCATCGCGCATTCAATGACTGATTACAATACGCTCGGCGGCATGGTGACTTTCGATTTTGTCGTTGCCGATGATGATACGGTGACCGTCGAAAATGTCCAATTCGAGCCTACCGTTTCGCATTATGTGGCGGATCCGGGGAATGTCGAGAACACAAGGCGTGATTTCAAAATCTACAAGTTGGAAGATTACTCTGAAGAGTTGGCCTCAGAGCATGGGTTGAACGGTTATGAAGGATTTCAAGTAACGCCGGATAACTATCTTTCCATGGTGAAGAACGTCATCCCGATAGAGATGTTGGATTGA
- the nspC gene encoding carboxynorspermidine decarboxylase: MDFQALPTPSYVVDETLLRRNLEILKSVKDQTGCKILLAQKAFSMYHFYPLVAEYLDGTTASSVHEAQLGHEEFGKETHVFAPAFKKEEMEALLPIVDHIVFNSPNQVKLYAEMVKNSDRPIEIGLRVNPELSTQDHALYDPASPFSRLGTTAVNFDESQVELLDGLHFHTLCEQGSDALEATLVAFEEKFGKYLHGMKWVNFGGGHHITKEGYDIAKLVKIVNYIKEKYAVQVYLEPGEAIALNAGFLVASVLETTYNQMNLAILDTSATCHMPDVLEMPYRPFIIGSGEADEKAHTYRLGGQTCLAGDVIGDYSFDEPLKAGDRLIFTDMAIYSMVKNTTFNGIQLPAIAAHTVKDGTKVIKTFGYEDFKSRL, from the coding sequence ATCGATTTTCAAGCCTTGCCGACACCCAGCTATGTGGTGGATGAAACCTTATTGCGCCGCAATCTGGAAATCCTGAAATCGGTCAAGGATCAGACGGGCTGCAAGATTTTATTGGCCCAGAAAGCTTTTTCGATGTATCACTTCTACCCTTTGGTCGCCGAGTACTTGGACGGCACGACCGCCAGCTCTGTCCACGAAGCACAATTGGGTCATGAGGAATTCGGTAAAGAGACGCACGTCTTTGCGCCGGCTTTCAAGAAGGAAGAAATGGAGGCGTTGCTCCCGATAGTGGATCACATCGTCTTCAATTCCCCTAACCAAGTGAAGTTGTATGCCGAAATGGTGAAAAATAGCGATCGCCCGATCGAAATCGGTCTGCGCGTCAATCCGGAGCTGTCCACTCAGGACCATGCACTCTATGACCCAGCCAGTCCATTTTCGCGTTTGGGTACGACTGCTGTCAACTTTGATGAAAGCCAAGTCGAACTGTTGGACGGTCTGCATTTCCACACCCTTTGCGAACAGGGTTCCGATGCTTTGGAAGCGACACTGGTCGCATTCGAGGAGAAATTCGGGAAATACTTGCATGGCATGAAATGGGTGAACTTCGGAGGCGGACATCATATCACCAAAGAAGGCTACGACATCGCTAAATTGGTGAAGATCGTCAACTACATCAAAGAGAAATATGCTGTGCAAGTCTATCTTGAGCCTGGCGAAGCGATTGCTTTGAATGCGGGCTTCCTTGTTGCGAGTGTGCTGGAAACGACCTACAACCAGATGAATCTGGCGATTCTGGATACATCAGCGACTTGCCACATGCCTGACGTATTGGAAATGCCTTACCGTCCGTTCATCATCGGTTCCGGTGAAGCGGATGAGAAGGCACATACATACCGTTTGGGCGGACAGACTTGCTTGGCAGGTGACGTTATCGGGGATTATTCTTTCGATGAACCTTTGAAGGCGGGCGACCGCCTGATTTTCACGGACATGGCTATCTATTCCATGGTGAAGAATACGACCTTCAACGGCATCCAACTGCCGGCCATCGCTGCCCATACGGTCAAAGACGGCACGAAAGTCATCAAGACCTTCGGATACGAAGATTTCAAATCAAGACTATAG
- a CDS encoding saccharopine dehydrogenase family protein — MSRALIIGAGGVSNVVCHKCAQNSEVFEEFMIASRTKSKCDEIKDRIESGIYAGRSKITTAQVDANNVPELVALINEYKPDIVINVALPYQDLTIMDACLETKTDYVDTANYEPEDTAKFEYKWQWDYRERFEKAGITALLGSGFDPGVTSVFSAYAQKHHFDEIHTIDILDCNGGDHGYPFATNFNPEINIREVTANGSYWENGKWIETEPMEIKREYNFDQVGKKDMYLLHHEEIESLALNIKGIKRIRFFMTFGESYLTHLKVLENVGMTSIEPIEFDGKQIVPLQFLKAVLPDPASLGPRTKGKTNIGNIFTGIKDGKEKTYYIYNVCDHEACYKEVGSQAVSYTTGVPAMIGAAMVLTGQWKKPGVYNIEEFNPDPFMEALNVYGLPWQEDFNPTLVD, encoded by the coding sequence ATGAGTAGAGCTTTAATTATTGGTGCCGGTGGCGTTTCCAACGTCGTATGCCATAAATGTGCCCAAAATTCAGAAGTGTTCGAAGAATTTATGATTGCTAGTCGTACAAAGTCAAAATGCGATGAAATCAAAGATCGGATCGAAAGCGGTATTTATGCTGGGCGTTCCAAAATCACGACTGCCCAAGTGGATGCGAACAATGTTCCTGAATTAGTGGCGCTAATCAATGAATACAAACCGGATATCGTGATTAATGTGGCTTTGCCATACCAAGACTTGACCATCATGGATGCCTGTCTTGAAACAAAAACAGATTATGTCGACACAGCGAACTATGAACCGGAAGATACAGCTAAATTTGAATACAAATGGCAATGGGATTACCGCGAACGCTTCGAAAAAGCCGGCATCACCGCTTTGTTGGGATCAGGCTTTGACCCGGGCGTAACGAGCGTATTCTCCGCCTATGCCCAAAAACACCATTTCGACGAAATCCACACAATCGATATCTTGGACTGCAATGGCGGCGACCATGGTTATCCTTTCGCAACCAACTTCAATCCGGAAATCAACATCCGCGAAGTTACCGCAAACGGCAGCTATTGGGAAAACGGTAAATGGATCGAAACGGAACCGATGGAAATCAAACGCGAGTATAACTTCGATCAGGTCGGCAAAAAAGACATGTACTTGCTGCACCACGAAGAAATCGAATCTTTGGCTTTGAACATCAAAGGCATCAAACGCATCCGTTTCTTCATGACTTTCGGCGAAAGCTATCTGACGCATTTGAAGGTGTTGGAGAATGTCGGTATGACTTCCATCGAGCCAATCGAATTCGATGGCAAACAGATCGTGCCGCTGCAATTCCTGAAAGCCGTATTGCCTGACCCAGCTTCATTGGGACCGCGCACTAAAGGCAAAACGAACATCGGAAACATCTTCACCGGCATCAAAGACGGTAAAGAGAAGACATACTACATCTACAACGTCTGCGATCATGAAGCATGTTACAAAGAAGTCGGTTCGCAAGCTGTTTCCTACACAACTGGTGTTCCAGCGATGATCGGGGCAGCTATGGTCTTGACCGGACAATGGAAAAAACCAGGTGTGTACAACATCGAAGAATTCAATCCGGATCCATTCATGGAAGCATTGAACGTCTATGGCTTGCCTTGGCAAGAGGACTTCAATCCTACCTTGGTCGATTAG
- the leuD gene encoding 3-isopropylmalate dehydratase small subunit codes for MEPIKVHNGKTVALMNNNIDTDQIIPKVFLKRIEKTGFGAFVFDEWRFLKNGDPNPEFPLNDADRQEATILVTGDNFGCGSSREHAAWALKDYRFRVIIAGSYSDIFYMNSLKNGLLLIELPQEQRDALAQLSADETIQIDLPNQVVRTSTAEYPFAIDPTWKHKLENGIDDITETMAYKDEIDAYEAKWDNIYA; via the coding sequence ATGGAGCCAATTAAAGTACATAACGGTAAAACCGTTGCCTTGATGAACAACAACATCGACACCGACCAAATCATCCCGAAAGTATTTCTGAAACGGATCGAAAAAACGGGCTTCGGCGCTTTCGTTTTTGATGAATGGCGTTTCCTGAAAAACGGCGACCCGAATCCGGAGTTCCCTTTGAACGATGCCGACCGCCAAGAAGCAACGATCCTCGTAACAGGGGATAACTTCGGCTGCGGCTCTTCCCGTGAACATGCCGCTTGGGCATTGAAGGATTACCGTTTCCGCGTCATCATCGCCGGCAGTTACAGCGATATCTTCTACATGAATTCCTTGAAGAATGGCTTGTTGTTGATTGAGTTGCCGCAAGAGCAGCGTGACGCTTTGGCGCAGTTGTCTGCGGATGAAACCATCCAAATCGATTTGCCGAATCAAGTAGTAAGAACCAGCACTGCAGAGTATCCTTTCGCCATCGATCCGACTTGGAAGCACAAATTGGAAAACGGCATCGACGACATCACCGAAACGATGGCCTATAAAGATGAGATTGATGCGTATGAAGCAAAATGGGACAATATTTACGCATAG
- the leuC gene encoding 3-isopropylmalate dehydratase large subunit: protein MSRTLFDKLWDRHVITGPEGEPQLLYVDLHLIHEVTSPQGFDGLRETNRPVRRPDKTIATVDHNVPTEDIFNIKDLISKKQIEALQKNCEEFNIPLMDIGTANQGIVHMVGPELGATQPGKIVVCGDSHTATHGAFGAMAFGIGSSEVEHVFATQSIWQKKPKSMGVKITGKLPAGVYAKDIILHLIATYGTAFGSGYAIEFYGDTVEALTMEERMTICNMSIEFGAKIGMMAPDQTTYDYLRGRRYAPENMEKAIADWETLKSDLDAVYDTDIAIDVSDLAPYVTWGTNPGMGVQFGEKFPEIQDKNDERAYNYMDLQPGQTAEEIPLGFVFIGSCTNARLSDLIEAAKYVKGGKVPAHIQAMVVPGSRTVRDAAAELGLDKIFIDAGFEWREPGCSACLGMNPDKVPAGVHCASTSNRNFEGRQGKGSRTHLVSPAMVGAAAVNGKFVDIRKEAVTYGAN, encoded by the coding sequence ATGAGCAGAACGCTTTTTGATAAACTATGGGACAGACACGTTATTACAGGACCAGAAGGTGAACCACAATTGTTGTATGTGGATCTGCACCTGATCCATGAAGTCACTTCACCACAAGGCTTCGATGGCTTGCGCGAAACCAACCGCCCAGTCCGACGTCCTGACAAAACGATCGCAACTGTCGACCACAATGTGCCGACGGAAGATATCTTCAACATCAAGGATTTGATTTCGAAGAAACAGATTGAAGCGCTGCAGAAGAATTGCGAAGAATTCAACATCCCCTTGATGGACATCGGAACTGCCAACCAAGGGATCGTGCACATGGTCGGACCGGAATTGGGTGCAACCCAACCCGGCAAGATTGTTGTCTGCGGAGATTCGCATACGGCTACACATGGCGCTTTCGGAGCGATGGCATTCGGTATCGGCAGCTCGGAGGTGGAGCATGTTTTTGCAACGCAGTCCATCTGGCAGAAGAAACCGAAGTCGATGGGCGTCAAAATCACCGGCAAATTACCTGCAGGCGTCTATGCGAAAGATATCATCCTGCACCTGATTGCGACCTACGGGACAGCCTTCGGGAGTGGCTACGCGATTGAATTCTACGGGGATACTGTGGAAGCTTTGACGATGGAGGAACGGATGACGATCTGCAATATGTCCATCGAATTCGGGGCTAAAATCGGCATGATGGCACCGGATCAGACTACCTACGATTATCTGCGCGGCCGTCGCTATGCACCAGAAAACATGGAAAAAGCCATTGCCGATTGGGAGACGTTGAAGAGCGACCTTGATGCTGTCTATGATACTGACATCGCTATCGATGTTTCCGACTTGGCGCCTTATGTAACATGGGGAACGAACCCCGGTATGGGCGTGCAATTCGGCGAGAAATTCCCTGAAATTCAGGACAAGAATGACGAGCGCGCTTATAACTACATGGATCTGCAACCCGGTCAAACCGCGGAAGAGATTCCATTGGGCTTTGTCTTCATCGGCTCCTGTACAAATGCGCGTCTGTCCGATCTGATCGAAGCAGCGAAGTACGTCAAGGGCGGGAAAGTTCCTGCTCACATCCAGGCTATGGTCGTTCCGGGCAGCCGGACAGTCCGTGATGCTGCAGCGGAGTTGGGATTGGACAAAATCTTCATCGATGCAGGATTTGAATGGCGCGAACCAGGCTGCTCGGCTTGTTTGGGGATGAACCCGGATAAAGTGCCTGCCGGCGTACACTGTGCCTCGACTTCCAATCGTAACTTCGAAGGCCGTCAAGGTAAGGGTTCGCGGACGCACTTGGTCAGCCCGGCCATGGTAGGCGCTGCAGCAGTGAACGGTAAATTTGTGGACATCAGAAAGGAAGCAGTGACTTATGGAGCCAATTAA
- the leuB gene encoding 3-isopropylmalate dehydrogenase has product MNYTIAALPGDGIGPEIMESGLTLLETIGKKFQHEFNVTVYPFGGAGIDETGDPIPPQTIKGCSEADAILLAAIGGPKWEKAETTPEDGLLQLRKTLGLFSNIRPISVSDSIAHLSPLKTERVKGTDFIVVRELTGGLYFGQPKHWNDEEATDTLFYKKSEIDRIVRQAFDIAMTRSKKLTSVDKANVLASSKLWRKTVNEIAMEYPEVTVDHLYVDAASMKIIQDPTAFDVIVTENMFGDILSDEASVITGSLGMLPSGSHAVSGPSLYEPIHGSAPDIAGKNIANPMSMILSVAMMLRQSFQLHVEADALEKAAAEVMDAGFLTADLGGTTTTTAFTEQVKAILEK; this is encoded by the coding sequence ATGAATTATACGATTGCAGCATTGCCCGGAGATGGCATTGGACCAGAGATAATGGAAAGTGGATTGACTTTGCTGGAAACAATCGGCAAAAAATTTCAACATGAATTCAACGTGACGGTATACCCATTCGGAGGAGCCGGCATCGATGAAACCGGCGATCCGATCCCGCCACAAACAATCAAAGGCTGTTCCGAAGCTGATGCGATCCTTTTGGCCGCAATCGGCGGACCGAAATGGGAAAAGGCCGAAACAACGCCGGAAGATGGCCTGTTGCAATTGCGTAAGACTTTGGGACTTTTCTCGAACATCCGCCCGATTTCAGTGAGCGACAGCATCGCCCACTTGTCCCCGTTGAAGACGGAACGCGTTAAAGGCACTGATTTCATCGTTGTCCGCGAATTGACGGGCGGTCTGTACTTCGGCCAGCCGAAGCATTGGAATGATGAGGAAGCGACAGATACGCTCTTCTATAAGAAGAGCGAAATCGATCGGATCGTCCGCCAAGCTTTTGACATCGCGATGACGCGCAGCAAAAAATTGACTTCCGTCGATAAAGCGAACGTATTGGCCAGCAGCAAACTGTGGCGCAAAACCGTGAATGAAATTGCAATGGAATACCCGGAAGTTACCGTCGATCATTTGTATGTCGATGCAGCTTCTATGAAAATCATCCAAGATCCGACTGCATTCGATGTCATTGTTACGGAAAACATGTTCGGCGACATCTTGAGCGACGAAGCTTCCGTCATCACGGGTTCATTGGGCATGTTGCCTTCCGGAAGCCACGCGGTATCCGGTCCTTCGTTATATGAACCGATCCATGGATCCGCACCGGACATTGCCGGAAAAAACATTGCCAACCCGATGTCGATGATCCTGTCCGTTGCCATGATGCTGCGCCAAAGCTTCCAGCTGCATGTAGAGGCGGATGCGCTTGAAAAAGCGGCAGCTGAAGTGATGGATGCTGGTTTCCTGACGGCTGACCTGGGCGGCACAACGACAACGACAGCATTTACTGAACAAGTGAAAGCCATTTTGGAAAAGTAA